The following coding sequences are from one Natrarchaeobius halalkaliphilus window:
- a CDS encoding IclR family transcriptional regulator: protein MSEPNKPTSETEPRTVGAVQTTLDIIDLLHHNDGAGVTELSTELGLSKGTVHSHLATLYKNEYLIKEDDEYNLSLRYLHLAETVRDRLGFYDVVREEVDELAQESGELSQFATEEHGQGVYIYKASGEKAVKTASSVGKREYLHCTSLGKAMLAHYPESYVDGIIDQHGLPGFTSTTITSRDELFDTLEEIRNRGYAIDNEERIDGLRCVAAPVLNNDGSVLGAVSLSGPSSRMIGERFDEELPSMVVRAANVIEINSQYS, encoded by the coding sequence ATGAGTGAACCAAACAAACCAACGTCGGAAACCGAGCCGCGAACGGTCGGCGCGGTTCAAACGACGCTCGACATCATCGATCTTCTCCACCACAACGATGGTGCCGGTGTAACCGAACTCTCGACGGAGCTCGGCCTGTCGAAGGGGACCGTTCACAGCCACCTCGCAACGCTGTACAAAAACGAGTATCTGATCAAAGAAGACGACGAATACAATCTCAGTTTGCGGTATCTACACCTCGCGGAAACGGTCAGAGATCGGCTCGGATTCTACGACGTCGTCCGGGAGGAAGTGGACGAACTCGCCCAGGAAAGCGGCGAACTCTCACAGTTCGCAACCGAAGAGCACGGACAGGGAGTCTACATCTACAAAGCCAGCGGGGAGAAAGCGGTCAAAACGGCGTCGTCGGTCGGAAAACGCGAATATCTCCACTGCACCTCCCTCGGGAAGGCAATGCTCGCACACTATCCAGAATCGTACGTCGACGGGATTATCGACCAACACGGACTTCCCGGTTTCACCAGTACGACGATCACATCGCGCGACGAGCTTTTCGATACCCTAGAGGAGATCAGAAACCGTGGATACGCGATCGACAACGAGGAGCGAATCGACGGGCTCCGATGCGTCGCTGCCCCCGTGCTCAACAACGACGGGAGCGTCCTCGGCGCGGTGAGTCTCTCCGGACCCTCGAGTCGAATGATCGGTGAGCGCTTCGACGAGGAACTGCCGTCGATGGTCGTTCGGGCGGCGAACGTCATCGAAATCAATAGCCAGTATTCCTGA